A genomic stretch from Haloferax sp. Atlit-12N includes:
- a CDS encoding O-methyltransferase — protein sequence MDILTDETRRFLAATAPEHDAVQSEMAAYADEHGFPIIGPEAGGVLRVLAHLADATRLFEFGSGFGYSATWFAEGMADDAELYLTEHDAHELDMAREFLDRAGFADRTTFLEGDALDLFEGVDGEFDLVLLDHQKHRYAEAFDLVSDRVTEGGVVVADNVMRGPVDFGALTDWSEGRAEALDGADADTRGIAAFLDAVRADPRYETIVLPVGSGLAVSTRVE from the coding sequence ATGGACATCCTGACCGACGAGACGCGGCGGTTCCTCGCGGCGACCGCACCCGAACACGACGCGGTGCAGTCCGAGATGGCCGCCTACGCCGACGAGCACGGCTTTCCCATCATCGGTCCCGAGGCGGGCGGCGTGCTCCGCGTCCTCGCGCACCTCGCGGACGCGACGCGGCTGTTCGAGTTCGGCTCCGGCTTCGGCTACTCCGCGACGTGGTTCGCCGAGGGCATGGCCGACGACGCCGAACTCTACCTGACGGAACACGACGCCCACGAACTCGACATGGCGCGGGAGTTTCTCGACCGCGCCGGTTTCGCCGACCGGACGACCTTCCTCGAAGGCGACGCGCTCGACCTGTTCGAGGGCGTCGACGGCGAGTTCGACCTCGTCCTTCTGGACCACCAGAAACACCGCTACGCCGAGGCGTTCGACCTCGTCTCGGACCGCGTCACCGAAGGCGGGGTCGTCGTCGCCGACAACGTGATGCGCGGCCCGGTCGACTTCGGCGCGCTCACCGACTGGAGCGAAGGGCGGGCCGAAGCCCTCGACGGGGCCGACGCCGATACTCGCGGCATCGCGGCGTTCCTCGACGCGGTGCGGGCCGACCCGCGGTACGAGACCATCGTTCTCCCGGTCGGCAGCGGTCTCGCGGTCAGCACGCGGGTCGAATAG
- a CDS encoding Na+/H+ antiporter NhaC family protein: protein MPEEPDIELSFRGGRLVSALPIALFIAWAIFQSGILGIGDTTGLVAGMLTGLIAGLLFVRGDWKDYADVIFAGMTRRVAATAVVAWLWAGMFAETIQVGGFVDGLVWAATVLNVGPGLFPAVTFLLAALLATGIGTGYGTAIAFTSLVFPAGLLLGANPVLLFGAILSGAVFGDNLAPVSDTTIVSAVTQDADIGGVVASRVKYAVVAAALAIAAYLVAGFGIPGVWGGMPHIDVAGEVSASVSPWGLVHLLDIALVIVLAVRGRHIIEAVSWGLLLAAAFNVALGAANLVDVSAGSMLLFSAPQNGLTQAVEALPLLGAVVETVPAGQVGVGGSVYSGAAGFFPLIVLTLLLVAGAEIMRAGGGFDAIQELVIDRVATTVRRAETTMVVGTALVNATVTINTAAEIAIAPYIATLGKRFNINGYRRANILDANTSALGYIFPWGGGLLAGYGAMQGLVGGEATPWFTAEMLVNPASVFPYVFHGWFLVAVFLFAAWTGYGREYVSDRTSEEVSRV from the coding sequence ATGCCAGAAGAACCGGACATCGAGCTCAGTTTCCGTGGCGGGCGCCTCGTGAGCGCTCTGCCCATCGCCCTGTTCATCGCGTGGGCGATTTTCCAGAGTGGTATCCTCGGTATCGGCGATACGACCGGCCTCGTCGCGGGGATGCTGACAGGACTTATCGCGGGACTTCTGTTCGTCCGGGGGGACTGGAAGGACTACGCGGACGTCATCTTCGCCGGCATGACCCGTCGGGTCGCCGCGACGGCGGTCGTCGCGTGGCTCTGGGCGGGCATGTTCGCAGAGACCATTCAGGTCGGTGGCTTCGTGGACGGCCTCGTCTGGGCGGCCACGGTCCTGAACGTCGGTCCGGGGCTGTTTCCGGCCGTGACGTTCCTGCTCGCGGCGCTGTTGGCGACCGGTATCGGCACCGGCTACGGCACCGCAATCGCCTTCACGAGTCTCGTCTTCCCGGCGGGACTGCTCCTCGGCGCGAACCCCGTGTTGCTGTTCGGCGCGATTCTCTCCGGCGCGGTGTTCGGGGACAACCTCGCGCCCGTCAGCGACACCACCATCGTCTCCGCGGTCACGCAGGACGCCGACATCGGCGGTGTCGTCGCGTCCCGCGTGAAGTACGCCGTCGTCGCGGCGGCGCTCGCAATCGCGGCGTATCTCGTCGCCGGCTTCGGTATCCCCGGCGTCTGGGGCGGTATGCCGCACATCGACGTGGCCGGTGAGGTCTCCGCGTCGGTGTCGCCGTGGGGGCTCGTCCACCTGCTCGACATCGCCCTCGTCATCGTCCTCGCCGTCCGCGGCCGACACATCATCGAAGCCGTCTCGTGGGGGCTGCTCCTCGCGGCGGCGTTCAACGTCGCGCTCGGCGCGGCGAACCTCGTGGACGTTTCGGCCGGGAGCATGCTCCTGTTCAGCGCGCCGCAGAACGGCCTGACGCAGGCGGTCGAGGCGCTTCCGCTCCTCGGCGCCGTCGTCGAGACCGTCCCCGCGGGACAGGTCGGCGTCGGCGGGAGCGTCTACTCCGGCGCGGCCGGCTTCTTCCCGCTTATCGTCCTGACGCTCTTGCTCGTCGCTGGCGCGGAAATCATGCGCGCCGGCGGCGGCTTCGACGCGATTCAGGAACTCGTTATCGACCGCGTCGCCACGACGGTCCGCCGCGCGGAGACCACGATGGTCGTCGGGACGGCGCTCGTCAACGCGACGGTCACCATCAACACGGCGGCCGAAATCGCCATCGCGCCCTACATCGCCACGCTCGGCAAGCGCTTCAACATCAACGGCTACCGCCGTGCCAACATCCTTGACGCCAACACCTCGGCGCTCGGGTACATCTTCCCGTGGGGCGGCGGCCTGCTCGCCGGCTACGGGGCCATGCAGGGCCTCGTCGGCGGCGAGGCGACGCCGTGGTTCACGGCCGAGATGCTCGTGAACCCCGCGTCGGTCTTCCCCTACGTGTTCCACGGCTGGTTCCTCGTGGCGGTGTTCCTGTTCGCCGCGTGGACCGGCTACGGCCGCGAGTACGTCTCTGACCGCACGAGTGAGGAGGTGAGCCGCGTATGA
- a CDS encoding DUF5797 family protein: protein MTLSDEAKERLADIVRLQPTKNKELQNRWDLESGSEVHRYLESELKDYYYRDDNSLIRATAEAAELVGVEPGVEGDDEAESVPSVIRVPSLEARVFEVVAGPDERSESVVSVLNKLRDEFDIDPDVDDVRRALQSLRRKGVIEVVYRTVPTFRLAVERDEVDVEVV, encoded by the coding sequence ATGACGCTCTCCGACGAGGCGAAAGAACGCCTCGCCGACATCGTCCGGCTCCAGCCGACGAAGAACAAGGAGTTACAGAACCGCTGGGACCTCGAAAGCGGGAGCGAAGTCCACCGCTACCTCGAATCCGAGCTGAAAGACTACTACTACCGCGACGACAACAGCCTCATCCGCGCGACGGCCGAGGCGGCCGAACTCGTCGGCGTCGAACCCGGCGTCGAAGGCGACGACGAGGCCGAATCCGTCCCGAGCGTCATCCGCGTCCCCTCGCTCGAAGCCCGCGTCTTCGAAGTCGTCGCCGGCCCCGACGAGCGCTCCGAGAGCGTCGTCAGCGTCCTCAACAAACTCCGAGACGAGTTCGACATCGACCCCGACGTGGACGACGTGCGCCGGGCGCTCCAGAGCCTCCGCCGCAAGGGCGTCATCGAGGTCGTCTACCGGACCGTCCCCACGTTCCGCCTCGCCGTCGAGCGCGACGAGGTCGACGTGGAAGTCGTCTAA
- a CDS encoding class I SAM-dependent methyltransferase, protein MERFQNTSLPDWDWWGKLWPTPGETLRELGLSSGDTVAEIGCGNGYFALPAARIVAPAPVYAVDLDDRLIAELEHLADQQRIDNVATVRGDARELSTHLSDPVDVALFANAFHGVDDRDEFLTEVASVLADDGRFVVVNWRPLSRSETTVAGEPRGPPTDLRLGPEETASIVEEATDLAVTAEIDIPPYHYALVFERRA, encoded by the coding sequence ATGGAGCGATTCCAGAACACGAGCCTGCCGGACTGGGACTGGTGGGGAAAGCTCTGGCCGACGCCGGGCGAGACGCTTCGGGAACTCGGGCTGTCATCGGGCGACACCGTCGCCGAAATCGGCTGTGGAAACGGCTACTTCGCGCTCCCAGCGGCGCGAATCGTCGCGCCGGCCCCGGTGTACGCGGTTGACCTTGACGACAGACTGATCGCAGAACTCGAACACCTCGCCGACCAGCAGCGCATCGACAACGTGGCGACGGTTCGCGGCGACGCCCGCGAGCTATCGACCCACCTCTCGGACCCCGTCGACGTGGCGCTCTTCGCGAACGCGTTCCACGGGGTCGACGACCGCGACGAGTTCCTGACGGAAGTCGCGTCGGTCCTCGCCGACGACGGCCGGTTCGTCGTCGTCAACTGGCGACCGCTCTCCCGGTCGGAGACGACAGTCGCCGGCGAGCCCCGCGGCCCGCCGACCGACCTACGCCTCGGTCCCGAGGAGACCGCGTCAATCGTCGAGGAGGCGACCGACCTCGCGGTGACGGCGGAAATCGACATCCCGCCGTACCACTACGCGCTGGTGTTCGAGCGGCGAGCGTAG
- a CDS encoding enoyl-CoA hydratase/isomerase family protein: protein MSWDTLRLDWDGDVATITIDRPEQMNALNADTLDALEDALDEAEDGGARVVVLTGAGEKAFIAGADISYMKDIGSPAAQAYAEQGHRIATRLEEFPAPTVAAINGYAFGGGMEFALACDLRVASERALLGQTEIDLGIMPGWGGSVRLPALVGDEVARRLIFFGERIDASDAHEYGIVGEVVAHDQLESHVEELAAELASKPRHALAGAKAAINMSHDAPRDAALDFEARVWSGLFGTHDQREGMEAFLDKRDPDFE from the coding sequence ATGAGCTGGGACACCCTCCGACTCGACTGGGACGGCGACGTGGCGACCATCACCATCGACCGCCCCGAGCAGATGAACGCGCTCAACGCGGACACCCTCGATGCGCTCGAAGACGCCCTCGACGAGGCCGAAGACGGCGGCGCGCGGGTGGTCGTCCTCACCGGTGCGGGCGAGAAGGCGTTCATCGCGGGCGCGGACATCAGCTACATGAAGGACATCGGGTCGCCCGCCGCGCAGGCGTACGCCGAACAGGGCCACCGCATCGCGACGCGCTTAGAGGAGTTCCCCGCGCCGACCGTCGCAGCTATCAACGGCTACGCCTTCGGCGGCGGCATGGAGTTCGCGCTGGCGTGCGACCTCCGAGTCGCCTCCGAGCGCGCGCTGCTCGGGCAGACCGAAATCGACCTCGGCATCATGCCCGGCTGGGGTGGGAGCGTCCGCCTGCCGGCGCTCGTCGGCGACGAAGTCGCTCGGCGGCTCATCTTCTTCGGCGAGCGCATCGACGCCAGCGACGCTCACGAGTACGGCATCGTCGGCGAAGTCGTCGCCCACGACCAACTCGAATCGCACGTCGAGGAACTCGCCGCCGAACTCGCGTCGAAGCCGCGGCACGCCCTCGCGGGCGCGAAGGCCGCCATCAACATGTCCCACGACGCGCCGCGAGACGCCGCGCTCGATTTCGAGGCCCGCGTCTGGAGCGGCCTGTTCGGCACCCACGACCAGCGCGAGGGGATGGAGGCCTTCCTCGACAAGCGCGACCCCGACTTCGAATAG
- a CDS encoding amidohydrolase, with protein sequence MSHRATMDDLVSLRRDLHRHPEPAWREFYTTARLVDELETRDLDALYVGPEILDADERMAVPDDAELDAWFERAREAGAREDVLDRLAGGYTGAVAVVERGEGPTVGLRVDIDALPITESEDGDHLPAAEGFRSENEGFMHACGHDAHATIGIGVLDAVLDSDFEGTFKVFFQPSEEQVAGGKAVAESGHLDDVDYLLALHVGLDHPTGEVVCGVGGFLAVSHFRAEFTGAPAHAGAKPEEGKNANLAAAAATQSLYGISRHSDGPTRVNVGLMGGGTATNIVAEEAFIEGEVRGATTELMEYMEDRAHTVIESAAAMHDCEVEIGVEGKAPSARSDDALATIVGGVSEGVEGVTSILESDDLGGSEDATYLMQYVQDRGGLAAYVGVGTDHPGGHHTRMFDVDETTIGIAVDVLAGSVERIAADRP encoded by the coding sequence ATGAGCCACCGAGCGACGATGGACGACCTCGTCTCGCTTCGCCGCGACCTGCACCGCCACCCCGAACCCGCGTGGCGCGAGTTCTACACCACCGCCCGCCTCGTCGACGAACTGGAGACGCGCGACCTCGACGCGCTCTACGTCGGCCCGGAGATACTCGACGCCGACGAGCGCATGGCCGTCCCCGACGACGCCGAACTCGACGCGTGGTTCGAGCGGGCCCGCGAGGCCGGTGCGCGCGAAGACGTCCTCGACCGCCTCGCCGGCGGCTACACCGGCGCGGTCGCGGTCGTCGAGCGCGGCGAGGGTCCGACCGTCGGGCTCCGCGTCGACATCGACGCGCTCCCCATCACCGAGTCCGAGGACGGCGACCACCTCCCGGCCGCCGAGGGCTTCCGCTCCGAGAACGAGGGCTTCATGCACGCCTGCGGCCACGACGCCCACGCGACAATCGGTATCGGCGTCCTCGACGCCGTCCTCGACTCCGACTTCGAGGGGACGTTCAAGGTGTTCTTCCAGCCGAGCGAAGAACAGGTCGCCGGCGGGAAGGCCGTCGCCGAGAGCGGCCACCTCGACGACGTTGACTACCTGCTCGCGCTTCACGTCGGTCTCGACCACCCGACCGGCGAGGTCGTCTGCGGCGTCGGCGGCTTCCTCGCGGTGTCGCACTTCCGCGCCGAGTTCACCGGCGCGCCGGCCCACGCGGGCGCGAAGCCCGAGGAGGGAAAGAACGCGAACCTCGCGGCCGCGGCGGCCACGCAGAGCCTCTACGGTATCTCCCGGCACTCCGACGGACCGACCCGCGTCAACGTCGGCCTGATGGGCGGCGGCACGGCCACGAACATCGTCGCCGAAGAGGCGTTCATCGAAGGCGAGGTGCGCGGCGCGACGACGGAACTCATGGAGTACATGGAAGACCGCGCCCACACCGTCATCGAGTCGGCCGCCGCGATGCACGACTGCGAGGTCGAAATCGGGGTCGAGGGGAAGGCCCCGAGCGCCCGGAGCGACGACGCGCTCGCGACCATCGTCGGCGGCGTGAGCGAAGGGGTCGAAGGCGTCACCTCGATTCTCGAAAGCGACGACCTCGGCGGCAGCGAGGACGCGACCTACCTCATGCAGTACGTCCAGGACCGCGGCGGCCTCGCGGCCTACGTCGGCGTCGGCACCGACCACCCCGGCGGCCACCACACCCGGATGTTCGACGTCGACGAGACGACCATCGGCATCGCCGTCGACGTACTCGCCGGCAGCGTCGAACGAATCGCGGCCGACCGACCCTGA
- a CDS encoding nascent polypeptide-associated complex protein, producing the protein MFGGGGMNPRKMKQMMKQMGIDVTELEAEEVVIKTADEELVFSDAQVTRMDAQGQETYQIVGEPETRELGAGDDGGDGDESDEAADAIPADDVAIVAQRAGVPEDEAREALEAEDGDLAAAISRLE; encoded by the coding sequence ATGTTTGGAGGCGGCGGGATGAACCCGCGAAAGATGAAGCAGATGATGAAGCAGATGGGCATCGACGTGACGGAGCTCGAGGCCGAGGAAGTCGTCATCAAGACGGCCGACGAGGAACTCGTCTTCTCGGACGCCCAGGTCACGCGCATGGACGCGCAGGGCCAGGAGACCTACCAAATCGTCGGCGAGCCCGAGACGCGCGAACTCGGTGCCGGTGACGACGGCGGTGACGGCGACGAATCCGACGAGGCCGCCGACGCCATCCCGGCCGACGACGTGGCCATCGTGGCCCAGCGCGCCGGCGTCCCCGAGGACGAGGCCCGCGAAGCGCTGGAGGCCGAAGACGGCGACCTCGCCGCGGCCATCTCGCGACTGGAGTGA
- a CDS encoding uS10/mL48 family ribosomal protein, whose amino-acid sequence MAFVTKLTFQSGDKAVLDRVVDDLKQFVERKGAECRGPHSDQPKQVSVPQYRTLQPGDQFSSWSYPVYTRRLEIHGADQIAREVGLKEFPDSVHLEIEVEQKKPLGHRR is encoded by the coding sequence ATGGCCTTCGTCACAAAACTCACCTTTCAAAGCGGTGATAAGGCGGTCCTCGACCGAGTGGTCGACGACCTCAAGCAGTTCGTCGAGCGGAAGGGCGCGGAGTGCCGCGGCCCCCACTCCGACCAGCCGAAGCAGGTGAGCGTCCCGCAGTACCGGACGCTCCAGCCCGGCGACCAGTTCTCGTCGTGGTCCTACCCCGTGTACACCCGTCGGCTCGAAATCCACGGCGCGGACCAGATCGCCCGCGAGGTCGGTCTCAAGGAGTTCCCCGACAGCGTCCACCTCGAAATCGAAGTCGAACAGAAGAAACCGCTCGGTCACCGTCGCTGA
- a CDS encoding DUF5787 family protein → MSDAADRDPEFAFELRVCRWAERAWHPDGPRPAFVARQLGTRERRWDTVVVEVDPEAFAARRALSVDGFDSDLLRVVRHAPAEWAWYRDAIPEPDFPWRHVVPAVHRAAGLGLVEKRRGSRNRVEYRRTAPYPDWVERVVAIENKPDLDASAARALADQLEHDVSRALADEVWVATEVTGRRVEPALLEDLPVEVGILGIDGDSAEVLWHPSSLSPDPADARRRLVLAERAYDRGWRNYVDTMRPDCRHFELDRRGRALVPRCAAKDCYQSQRECAHSCPSFEPEPPSWRMMGWPIEGGPGKGVRRILEARRERARDRAEHGSENA, encoded by the coding sequence GTGAGCGACGCCGCCGACCGCGACCCCGAGTTCGCCTTCGAGCTACGGGTCTGCCGCTGGGCCGAGCGCGCGTGGCACCCCGACGGCCCGCGCCCCGCGTTCGTCGCCCGACAGCTCGGCACCCGAGAGCGCCGCTGGGACACCGTCGTCGTCGAGGTCGACCCCGAGGCGTTCGCCGCCCGGCGCGCCCTTTCGGTTGACGGCTTCGACTCGGACTTACTCCGGGTCGTCCGCCACGCGCCCGCCGAGTGGGCGTGGTACCGAGACGCCATCCCCGAACCCGACTTCCCGTGGCGACACGTCGTGCCGGCGGTCCACCGCGCCGCGGGACTCGGGCTCGTCGAGAAGCGCCGCGGCTCGCGGAACCGCGTCGAGTACCGCCGGACCGCGCCGTACCCCGACTGGGTTGAGCGCGTCGTCGCCATCGAGAACAAGCCTGACCTCGACGCCAGCGCCGCCCGCGCGCTCGCCGACCAGCTCGAACACGACGTGTCGCGGGCGCTCGCCGACGAGGTCTGGGTCGCCACCGAGGTGACAGGGCGACGGGTCGAACCAGCCCTGCTTGAGGACCTCCCGGTGGAAGTCGGCATCCTCGGCATCGACGGCGACTCGGCGGAGGTGCTGTGGCACCCGAGTTCGCTCTCGCCCGACCCGGCGGACGCCCGGCGGCGACTCGTCCTCGCCGAGCGCGCCTACGACCGCGGCTGGCGGAACTACGTAGACACGATGCGGCCCGACTGCCGGCACTTCGAACTCGACCGGCGCGGCCGGGCGCTCGTCCCGCGGTGCGCCGCAAAAGACTGTTATCAGAGCCAGCGCGAGTGCGCCCACTCGTGTCCGTCGTTCGAGCCCGAACCCCCGTCGTGGCGGATGATGGGCTGGCCTATCGAGGGCGGCCCCGGAAAGGGCGTGCGCCGGATTCTGGAGGCGCGGCGCGAACGCGCCAGAGACCGCGCCGAACACGGTAGTGAGAACGCCTAA
- a CDS encoding DUF6517 family protein, producing the protein MSDALAPPTLPPLDGWVRVSDATDRPFELGPVSVVARTVVYEDADIRERVPATADGPWRFLFASRLEIRPHTPPSKALTKLVGKRASAGFESRLEARGFSDVRRVESRTLRVRVGGSDETASTDGESGSAGAETEAEADVVRYAATVELAGVELAADAYLAVTPVDGEFLLTGGAYPREVRGGDAETAAALREAIEPERFREELFRVIRRVG; encoded by the coding sequence ATGTCCGACGCGCTCGCCCCGCCGACGCTCCCGCCGCTCGATGGGTGGGTCCGCGTCAGCGACGCGACGGACCGCCCGTTCGAACTCGGCCCCGTCAGCGTCGTCGCCCGGACCGTCGTCTACGAGGACGCCGACATCCGCGAGCGCGTGCCGGCGACCGCCGACGGTCCGTGGCGCTTTCTGTTCGCCAGCCGCCTCGAAATCCGACCGCACACGCCGCCGTCGAAGGCGCTGACGAAACTCGTCGGCAAACGCGCGAGCGCCGGGTTCGAATCGCGCCTCGAAGCCCGCGGCTTCTCGGACGTTCGGCGCGTCGAGTCGCGGACGCTCCGGGTGCGAGTCGGTGGTAGCGACGAGACTGCTTCTACCGACGGCGAATCCGGTTCCGCCGGCGCGGAGACCGAAGCCGAGGCCGACGTGGTTCGCTACGCCGCGACCGTCGAACTCGCCGGGGTCGAACTCGCGGCCGACGCCTACCTCGCGGTGACGCCGGTCGACGGCGAGTTCCTCCTGACCGGCGGCGCGTACCCCCGCGAGGTCCGCGGCGGCGACGCGGAGACGGCTGCTGCGCTCCGCGAGGCAATCGAACCGGAGCGGTTCAGAGAAGAGCTATTTCGCGTAATTCGCCGCGTCGGGTGA
- a CDS encoding tRNA (adenine-N1)-methyltransferase — translation MILLVHGDREYLRAPGDELHTDLGMLTVPEDVEAGQTLETHIGEEFLVREPRGPDLFNHFERTGAPMMPRDIGLIVGHTGVAAGERVLDAGTGTGVLSAYLGRLGVDVTTFERDAEFADVARENMRLAGVEDRVDVRTGDITDEVDDLADSKFDVLTLDTENAPEVVRHAPDLLVTGGYVAVYSPFVEGTRAAVEAAREVGLSDVETFETIQRHMDFNDRGSRPSTAGVGHTGYLVFARNE, via the coding sequence GTGATACTCCTCGTCCACGGCGACCGGGAGTACCTCCGGGCGCCCGGCGACGAGCTGCACACCGACCTCGGGATGCTCACCGTCCCCGAGGACGTGGAAGCCGGCCAGACGCTCGAAACCCACATCGGCGAGGAGTTCCTCGTCCGCGAGCCGCGTGGTCCGGACCTCTTCAACCACTTCGAGCGCACCGGCGCACCGATGATGCCGCGCGACATCGGCCTCATCGTCGGCCACACCGGCGTCGCGGCCGGCGAGCGCGTCCTCGACGCGGGCACCGGCACGGGCGTCCTCTCGGCGTACCTCGGTCGCCTCGGCGTCGACGTGACGACGTTCGAACGCGACGCCGAGTTCGCCGACGTCGCCCGCGAGAACATGCGACTCGCCGGCGTGGAAGACCGCGTCGACGTTCGCACCGGCGACATCACCGACGAGGTCGACGACCTTGCGGACTCGAAGTTCGACGTGCTCACCCTCGACACCGAGAACGCGCCCGAGGTCGTCCGCCACGCGCCCGATCTGCTCGTGACCGGCGGCTACGTCGCCGTCTACTCCCCGTTCGTTGAGGGCACGCGCGCGGCCGTCGAAGCCGCAAGAGAGGTTGGCCTCTCGGACGTGGAGACGTTCGAGACGATTCAGCGACACATGGACTTCAACGACCGCGGGTCGCGCCCCTCGACCGCTGGCGTCGGCCACACCGGCTACCTCGTCTTCGCCCGCAACGAGTGA
- a CDS encoding transcription factor S codes for MEFCDDCGSLMTPQDGVWVCPNGHEKARDSEKEKSMVTTEGQESSEVVDMSDVDNADIGPTTKTICPKCGHDVARYEMKQIRSADESETRFFTCVECDHKWREDDH; via the coding sequence ATGGAGTTTTGCGACGACTGCGGGTCCCTGATGACGCCGCAAGACGGCGTCTGGGTCTGTCCGAACGGCCACGAGAAAGCGCGCGACAGCGAAAAGGAGAAGTCGATGGTCACGACCGAGGGCCAGGAGTCCAGCGAGGTCGTCGACATGTCGGACGTGGACAACGCCGACATCGGCCCGACGACGAAGACCATCTGTCCGAAGTGCGGCCACGACGTGGCGCGCTACGAGATGAAGCAGATTCGCTCCGCCGACGAGTCCGAGACGCGTTTCTTCACCTGCGTCGAGTGCGACCACAAGTGGCGCGAAGACGACCACTGA
- a CDS encoding bis(5'-nucleosyl)-tetraphosphatase — translation MAVEAVSAGAILFRDTRGRREYLLLKSRPGDWEFPKGGVEGDEELQQTAIREVKEEAGIQDFRLIDGFREDYSYVFEANGTTIHKTVHLFIARSFEASAELSTEHRDLQWRDYEQAINTITQDGPREIFERAHEFLDELAERNEGEHKYLK, via the coding sequence ATGGCAGTCGAAGCGGTTAGCGCTGGAGCCATTCTCTTCCGCGACACCCGCGGCCGGAGGGAGTACTTACTCCTGAAGAGCCGTCCCGGGGACTGGGAGTTCCCGAAAGGCGGGGTCGAAGGGGACGAGGAGCTTCAGCAAACGGCAATCAGGGAGGTCAAAGAGGAGGCGGGAATCCAAGATTTCCGCCTCATCGACGGCTTCCGCGAGGACTACAGCTACGTCTTCGAGGCGAACGGTACGACGATTCACAAGACGGTCCACCTCTTTATCGCGCGCTCGTTCGAGGCGTCCGCGGAGCTCTCGACGGAGCACCGCGACCTCCAGTGGCGCGACTACGAGCAGGCCATCAACACCATCACGCAGGACGGCCCCCGCGAGATATTCGAGCGCGCCCACGAGTTCCTCGACGAACTCGCCGAGCGGAACGAGGGCGAACACAAGTACCTGAAGTAG